The nucleotide sequence CTGTCCAAGATGGGAATCTCCACCGTTGCCTCCTATCGTGCGGCGCAGCTTTTTGAAGCGATAGGTCTGGCGACTGAAGTCGTTGATCTGTGCTTTACAGACGTTCAGAGTCGTATTGAAGGTGCCGGGTTTGCTGAGTTCCAGCATGAACAGTTGCTGTTGGCAAATGACGCATGGAAAAAACGCAAGCCTATCCAGCAGGGTGGGCTGCTTAAATATGTACACGACAGTGAATACCACGCTTTTAATCCGGACGTGGTGCAGCAGGCACAGAAAGCCGTTAAAACAGGGGATTACGAAGAGTATCGCCGCTACTCAAAGCTGGTGAATGAACGTCCGGCAGCGACCCTGCGTGACCTGTTTGCCCTGAAAGAGACAGGACAGTCCATTGACCTTGCCAGGGTTGAGCCTGTGGGGGACATCGTTAAACGCTTTGACTCGGCGGCAATGAGTCTGGGCGCACTGTCTCCGGAAGCCCATGAAGCGCTGGCACAGGCCATGAACACCCTGGGAGGCCGCTCAAATTCAGGGGAGGGTGGTGAAGACCCGAACCGTTTTGGCACCAACCGTGTTTCCAAGATTAAACAGATTGCCTCGGGGCGTTTCGGGGTAACGCCTCATTATCTGGTCAATGCGGAAGTATTGCAGATCAAGGTAGCACAGGGTGCCAAGCCGGGTGAAGGCGGTCAGTTACCGGGTGGTAAGGTGAATCGCCTGATTGCCCGTCTACGTCATTCAGTGCCGGGCGTGACCCTGATTTCCCCGCCACCCCATCACGATATTTATTCTATTGAAGACCTGGCGCAGCTGATCTTTGACCTCAAGCAGGTGAACCCGGATGCATTGATTTCGGTGAAGCTGGTGTCTGAACCGGGCGTCGGTACCATCGCTGCCGGTGTTGCCAAGGCGTATGCTGACCTGATTACCATTTCCGGTTATGACGGTGGTACAGCGGCTAGTCCATTGACGTCTATTCGTTACGCCGGTTCTCCCTGGGAGCTGGGCCTGAGTGAAGTGCATCAGACTCTGCGTGGCAACGACATGCGGGGTAAGGTTCGCCTGCAAACCGATGGTGGTCTGAAAACCGGCCTGGATGTGGTGAAGGCTGCCATCCTCGGTGCCGAAAGTTATGGCTTTGGTACGACCCCGATGATTGCTATGGGTTGTAAGTACTTACGAATCTGTCATCTCAATAACTGTGCGACTGGTGTGGCGACGCAGGATAAGAATCTGCGCGACAATCATTTCAAAGGTACGGTGGAAATGATCATGAACTTCTTCACGTTCGTGGCAACAGAAGTTCGTGAGATTCTGGCAAAGCTGGGTATCAGCAGTTTGCAGGAGGTCATTGGCCGCACTGACCTGCTGGAACAGTTGCCGGGTATCAGTGACAAACAACAGCGTCTGGATTTAAGCGCCATTCTTGGCAGTGACCTGATTCCGGAAGATAAGCCGCATACCTGTCAGGTCGAGCGTAACCCCGCATTCGATAAAGGTGAGCTGGCAGAGCAGATGGTGAAAGACTGTCTGGCAGCCATTGAAAGTGGTCAGGGTGGTGAGTTCACTTATACCGTTGGCAACTGTGACCGCTCTATCGGGGCTCGTTTGTCCGGAGAAATTGCCAGGCGTTATGGCAATCACGGTATGGACGATCATCCGGTCCGGCTGAACCTGGCTGGCTCGGCCGGGCAAAGTTTTGGTGTGTGGAATGCGGGTGGTCTGAACATGCATCTGGAAGGGGATGCCAATGACTATGTAGGTAAGGGCATGACCGGTGGTGAGCTGGTAATTCGTCCTCCACAGGGCAGCACCTTCAAATCCAATGAAACTTCTATTATCGGTAACACCTGTTTATACGGCGCAACCGGCGGGAAATTGTACGCCGCTGGTCGTGCAGGTGAACGACTGGCTGTGCGTAATTCGGGTGCTACCGCTATCGTTGAAGGGGCTGGCGACCACTGTTGTGAGTATATGACAGGCGGCCTGGTAGCAGTTCTGGGAGAGACAGGTTACAACTTTGGCGCAGGCATGACCGGTGGTTTTGCCTATGTGCTCGACCTGCACCGTTACTTCGTCGATCGTTACAACCATGAGCTGGTGGACATTCACCGTATTGACACCGAAAGCATGGAAATGTACCAGTCGCACCTGCTGGGGCTGCTGGAAGACTACGCCAACAAAACCGGCAGTAATTGGGGGCGTGAGCTGTATGAAGAGTTCTATGATTACCGTGGCCGTTTCTGGCTTGTGAAGCCCAAGGCTGCGGATTTGGACTCATTGCTGGCAACTACCCGTGGGCGTCCTGAATAGGCCGCTGTGCAGGGAGTTGCAATGAATGTTAACGATTACAGCGAATGAGGTCAGACAGAATGTCACATTACAGTAGCAACCGATTAAACAATCACTTCCAGTTTGTGGAAGTGAACCGCAAAGACCCTGAGAAAAAAGCGCTCAGAGCCCGCAAACGGGACTTTGTAGAAATTTACAAGCCCTTCAGTGAAACCGAGGTGAAGCGACAGGCACATCGTTGCATTGCCTGCGGTAACCCTTACTGCGAATGGAAATGCCCGGTACACAACTATATCCCGGACTGGCTGAAGCTGGTGTCCGAAGGCAATCTGTTCGAAGCGGCCGAGTTGTCGCACCAGACCAACAGCCTGCCGGAAGTCTGTGGTCGGGTCTGCCCACAGGATCGTCTGTGTGAAGGTGCCTGCACCCTGAATGACGGGTTTGGTGCCGTTACCATTGGCGCTACGGAGAAATACATTACGGATACGGCGCTGGCACTGGGCTGGCGTCCGGATATGTCAAAGGTTGAGTGGACGGATAAAAAGGTAGCCATTATTGGCGCTGGCCCTGCTGGCCTGGGTTGTGCTGATATTCTGGCACGCAATGGCGTAAAGCCTGTGGTGTTTGATAAATACCCGGAGATTGGCGGGCTTCTGACCTTTGGTATTCCGGAATTCAAGCTGGAAAAGCATGTCATGAGCCGTCGTCGTGAAATCTTTACCGAGATGGGGGTTGAGTTCCAGCTGAATACGGAAGTCGGCAAAGATGTACAGATGGCTGAGTTGCTAAAAGAATACGACGCTGTATTTATGGGTATGGGAACCTATTCCTATATGAAAGGCGGTTTTCCGGGCGAGAGCCTGCCGGGGGTTTATGAAGCCCTGCCGTTCCTGGTTTCCAATGTAAACCGTAACCTTGGTTATGAGCAGGACGAAGCAGACTTTATCGACCTGAAAGGTAAAAGGGTGGTGGTACTGGGTGGTGGTGATACGGCGATGGACTGTAACCGGACCTCCATTCGCCAGGGCGCAGCCAGTGTCACCTGTGCCTATCGCCGTGATGAAGAAAATATGCCCGGCTCCCGTCGTGAAGTGGCCAATGCCAAACAGGAAGGTGTCCGGTTCCTGTTCAATCGTCAGCCTGTTGAAATCGTCGGTAATGGCAAGGTAGAAGGCATTAAGCTGGTGTCTACTGAACTGGGGGAATCGGATGAAAACGGCCGTCGTCGTCCGCAGGTGATTCCCGGCAGTGAGGAAATTCTGGCAGCGGATGCCGTACTGGTTGCCTTTGGTTTCCGTCCAAGCCCGGCACCATGGTTTGACGACCATGATATTCAGCTGGACGATGGTGGTCGTGTAGTCGCACCGGAACAGGCACAGTTCAGCTTCCAGACCTCCAACCCGAAAGTCTTTGCCGGGGGCGATATGGTTCGCGGTTCTGATCTGGTTGTCACCGCCATCTGGGAAGGGCGGCAGGCGGCAGAAGGCATTCTGGATTTTCTGGATGTTTGAATAATAAACAGCCAACAGCCAACAGCCCGAAGCTAAGGAGTAAAAATGACAAAATTAAAAAATGATCGTCTCTTAAAAGCTCTGTTGCGGGAGCCGGTGGATGTCACGCCGGTGTGGATGATGCGGCAGGCCGGGCGCTACCTGCCTGAATACCGGGCTTTGAGGAAAGAGGCGGGTGATTTTATGTCGCTGTGCCAGAATCCGCAGTTTGCCTGTGAAGTCACGTTGCAGCCGCTGGAACGATTTCCTCTGGATGCGGCGATTCTGTTCTCTGATATCCTGACCATTCCCGATGCTATGGGGCTTGGGCTTTATTTTGAAACCGGTGAAGGACCAAAGTTTAAAAAGCCGGTAAGAACATCAGCCGATATTGACCAGTTAAGTGTTCCTGATCCGGAAAAAGACCTTGGCTATGTGATGGACGCAGTACGAGTGATTCGTCGGGAGTTAAACGGGCGAGTCCCGCTGATCGGTTTTTCCGGCAGCCCGTGGACATTGGCCACCTATATGGTCGAGGGTAGTAGCAGCAAAGACTTCCGTCGCATAAAAGCCATGATGTACGACCAGCCTCAGGCGTTGCACCAGTTGTTAAGAGTGCTGGCTGATTCCGTCACGGCCTATCTGAACGCCCAGATAAAAGCCGGAGCCCAGGCGGTTCAGGTTTTTGATACCTGGGGTGGTGTTTTGTCTCCGGACTGTTACCGGGAGTTTTCCCTGAACTACATGCAGAAGATTGTTTCCGGACTGGTCAGAGAAAACGAAGGTCGCAGGGTGCCGGTCATTCTTTTCACCAAAAATGGCGGGCAGTGGCTGGAATGGATGGCAGAAACCGGAACGGATGCTCTTGGACTGGATTGGACAACGTCTATTGATGATGCCCGTAGCAGGGTGGGTGACAAGGTAGCCTTGCAGGGCAATATGGACCCTTCTGTGTTGTACGCTTCTGCCCCGCGCATACGACAGGAGGTGGGTAATATTCTGCAACGTTTTGGTTCAGGTTCCGGACATGTCTTTAATCTTGGACATGGTATTCATCAGTTTGTGGAGCCGGAAAAAGCAGCGGTATTTGTTCATGCGGTGCATGAGTTATCTCAGCATTACCACTGACTAAGCTGGTTCTGCGATTTTTTTTGGGCAGGTCGCTTTGTTTTGTTTAACTGAACAGCGCCTGCCCCGGAGATTTAACAGTCCGACAGGCTCCGGAGAATAAGCACTGGAGGGATCTGGCTCCATGGTGACGGTTTATCACGATGGAGCCTTGTTGAATCAAAGAAGCTGTTAGCCGGTTCTCATCCGGTCATTCCGATAAAGTAACAGGGCTGACCTGATACCAATTTATGCTTCTTCCCTGACAATCGCACGGTAGCCTATATCTGTTCGGTTATAAACGTCATTCCACTGTACTTTTGCAACGCCTTCGTAAGCGGCCTTTTGCGCCGTTCCGGCAGACTCGCCAAGCGCCGTCACACAAAGTACCCTGCCACCATTGGTCAGTACGTCTTTGCCTTCCAGCTGGGTACCTGCGTGGAATACCTTACAGTTGTCATTGTTGGCATCGTCAATACCTGTGATCAGGTCGCCTTTACGGTAATTGGCAGGGTATCCGCCAGCTGCCATGACAACGCCCAGGGCAGTGCGGGAGTCCCACTGAGGCTGCACGGAATCCAGTTCGCCTCTGGCTCCGGCAAGGCACAACTGAGCAAGGCTGGATTGTAAACGCATCATAATTGGCTGGGTTTCCGGATCACCAAAACGACAGTTGTATTCTAGTACCTTAGGTGTCCCTTCAGCGTCAATCATCAGGCCAGCGTACAGGAAACCTTTGTATACATAGCCTTCTGCCGCCATGCCTTCCACGGTCGGAATAATGACTTCTTTCATGGCACGGTCATGAATGGCCTGTGTGACCACCGGAGCGGGTGAGTAAGCCCCCATGCCGCCGGTGTTTGGACCCTGGTCGCCGTTGTCACGGGCTTTATGGTCCTGACTGGTAGCCATAGGCAGAATATTTTTGCCGTCGACCATGACGATAAAGCTGGCTTCTTCGCCGGTCAGAAATTCTTCGATCACCACCCGGTGTCCTGCCTCTCCAAAGGCATTGCCAGCCAGCATATCGTCGATAGCAGTAAAGGCTTCTTCTTCTGTTTGTGCCAGAATAACGCCTTTACCGGCTGCAAGACCGTCTGCCTTAACAACAATCGGAGCGCCCTTCTCACGCACATAAGCTTTGGCGGGTTCGATGCTGGTAAAGTTCTGGTAGTCAGCGGTTGGAATCTTATGGCGGGCAAGAAAGTCTTTGGTAAACGCTTTGGAACCTTCAAGCTGGGCAGCCGCCTGTGTCGGGCCAAAGATGTTAAGGCTTTCTGCCTCAAAACGATCAACAATACCTGCCACCAGAGGGGCTTCGGGTCCAACGATGGTCAGGTCAATGGCTTCTTCTTTGGCAAAAGCAACCAGCCTGTCCAGCTCCAGAACGCCGATACTGACATTGGTCATACCGGGCTCAAGATGGGTTCCGGCATTGCCGGGAGCCACAAAAACCTGTTGTACGTTTTGATCCTGGGCCACCTTCCATGCCAGAGCATGTTCGCGGCCGCCGTTTCCGATGATCAGCACTTTCATGATTTGCCTGTCCTTCAGGTGCCTGGGGTATAGAATCCACCACGAAGAGTGGGGTGGATTTGTTATTGTCGCTCTTCAGTGAAGCTCTTCAGTGAAGAAAGTGTCGAACGCCAGTGAAGACCATGGCGATGTCGGCTTCGTTCGCCGCATCAATCACTTCTTGGTCTCGCATGGAGCCACCGGGTTGAATCACTGCAGTAATACCGGCTTTGGCTGCTGCGTCAATGCCATCACGGAACGGGAAGAAGGCATCAGATGCCATGACCGATCCGGGTACTTCCAGATTCTCGTCCGCTGCTTTTATGCCCGCAATTCTGGCACTGTATACACGACTCATCTGACCAGCGCCGACACCAATGGTCTGGCTGTTCTTAGCGTAAACGATGGCATTGGATTTAACGAACTTACCGACTTTCCAGGCAAACAGCAGGTCTTTCAGCTCGGCTTCGGTGGGAGCGCGGTCGGTTACGACTTTCATGTTGGCGTGGGTAGTAACGAACTGGTCGCAATCCTGAACCAGCAGGCCACCGTTAACACGCTTGAAGTCGAGGAACGGGGCTGGCTTTTCTGGGAAAGAGCCGCAGTTCAGCAGGCGTACATTCTTCTTTTGCACAACAATGTTTCTGGCGGTTTCATCAATCGCAGGAGCGATAATCACTTCAACAAACTGACGGTCGATGATGGCTTGAGCGGTGTCAGCATCCAGCGTACGGTTGAAGGCGATGATGCCTCCGAAAGCCGAGGTTGGGTCGGTGGCGTAAGCCTGGTTGTAGGCATCCAGAGTAGTTTCAGCAATGGCTACACCACAAGGGTTAGCGTGTTTGACGATCACGCAGGCTGGTTTTTCAAAGGTTTTAACGCATTCCAGGGCAGCATCAGTGTCAGCAATGTTGTTGTAGGACAGTGCTTTACCCTGAATCTGCTGAGCGGAGGCAATGGTTCCGGCAGGTGCGTTCTTTTCAACATAAAATGCCGCTTTCTGGTGAGGGTTCTCACCATAACGCATGTCTTGGGCTTTATGAAACTGGGTGTTGAACGTGCGAGGGAAATGGGCGTCTGTATCGTTGTCACTCTTGCTGAAAGGGTTGACAAGCTTACCCAGGTGGTTGGCAATGGCACCGTCGTAGTGGGCAGTGTGTTCAAAGGCCTTGACTGCCAGATCGAAACGGGTAGCGGCAGAAACAGCATTGTTGCTGTTATCCATTTCTTCCAGAACCCGGTTATAGTCACTGGTATTAACGACGATGACAGTGTCACGGTGGTTTTTGGCTGCAGAGCGCACCATGGTTGGGCCGCCGATATCGATGTTTTCGATGGCCATTGGCAGATCGCAGTCGTCTCGGGCGATAGTCTGCTCGAACGGATAAAGATTGACGACTACGAGGTCAATCGGGTTGATGCCATGTTCTGCCATCACCGCTTCGTCCTGACCACTGCGTCCCAGGATGCCGCCGTGAACTTTCGGGTGCAGGGTTTTAACACGGCCATCCATCATTTCAGGAAAACCGGTGTAACTGGAGATATCAATAGCAGGGATGTTGTTTTCAACCAGCAGCTTATAGGTGCCGCCGGTGGAGAGAATTTCTACAGAACGCTGATGCAGCGCGCTGGCAAATTCTATAATACCGGA is from Endozoicomonas gorgoniicola and encodes:
- the gltB gene encoding glutamate synthase large subunit, which gives rise to MKSGLYNPGEFRDNCGFGLIAHMEGNKSHDLLNTAIEALTCMTHRGGIAADGKTGDGCGLLLQTPDSFFRTVAREQLGKPLPELYAVGMIFLSQHKDKAQTARRRIEHDLADQGLSVAGWRTVPVNSQCLGPIALEQLPVIEQVFITGDADLDDVAFSARLYMARRFTNMALENDDDFYICSLSTRVITYKGLMMPVDLANFYEDLGDPRFETAICVFHQRFSTNTMPRWKLAQPFRLLAHNGEINTIMGNRNWAQARRKKFQSELLPGLDQISPLVNRTGSDSSTLDNMLELLVTGGVDLYRAIRMLIPPAWQNVDTMAPGLRAFYEYNSMHMEPWDGPAGLVLSDGRKAVCALDRNGLRPSRWVITRNGYLTVASEIGVYDYQPEDVVAKGRVGPGEVLAIDTQTGELLQAHDIDEQLKDRQPYKQWLKKYSYRIRSDFREDAHRIEHLDTQALNVHQKLFGVSFEERNQVIRPLVENGQEAVGSMGDDTPMAVLSGRARSVYDYFRQQFAQVTNPPIDPLREAIVMSLETCLGREKNLFRESPELANRVVLKSPVLSTTKFLNLINARHQMDDLEVERIDLNYDPAVGLKAAIEFICDQAEAAVNNGKVVIHLTDRDIAEDKLPVHAAMATGAVHHRLIDKGLRSDANLLVETATARDSHHFAVLLGFGATAIYPYLAYEIVNDQIRSGEVLADPLDAYKSYRKGIDKGLMKILSKMGISTVASYRAAQLFEAIGLATEVVDLCFTDVQSRIEGAGFAEFQHEQLLLANDAWKKRKPIQQGGLLKYVHDSEYHAFNPDVVQQAQKAVKTGDYEEYRRYSKLVNERPAATLRDLFALKETGQSIDLARVEPVGDIVKRFDSAAMSLGALSPEAHEALAQAMNTLGGRSNSGEGGEDPNRFGTNRVSKIKQIASGRFGVTPHYLVNAEVLQIKVAQGAKPGEGGQLPGGKVNRLIARLRHSVPGVTLISPPPHHDIYSIEDLAQLIFDLKQVNPDALISVKLVSEPGVGTIAAGVAKAYADLITISGYDGGTAASPLTSIRYAGSPWELGLSEVHQTLRGNDMRGKVRLQTDGGLKTGLDVVKAAILGAESYGFGTTPMIAMGCKYLRICHLNNCATGVATQDKNLRDNHFKGTVEMIMNFFTFVATEVREILAKLGISSLQEVIGRTDLLEQLPGISDKQQRLDLSAILGSDLIPEDKPHTCQVERNPAFDKGELAEQMVKDCLAAIESGQGGEFTYTVGNCDRSIGARLSGEIARRYGNHGMDDHPVRLNLAGSAGQSFGVWNAGGLNMHLEGDANDYVGKGMTGGELVIRPPQGSTFKSNETSIIGNTCLYGATGGKLYAAGRAGERLAVRNSGATAIVEGAGDHCCEYMTGGLVAVLGETGYNFGAGMTGGFAYVLDLHRYFVDRYNHELVDIHRIDTESMEMYQSHLLGLLEDYANKTGSNWGRELYEEFYDYRGRFWLVKPKAADLDSLLATTRGRPE
- a CDS encoding FAD-dependent oxidoreductase: MSHYSSNRLNNHFQFVEVNRKDPEKKALRARKRDFVEIYKPFSETEVKRQAHRCIACGNPYCEWKCPVHNYIPDWLKLVSEGNLFEAAELSHQTNSLPEVCGRVCPQDRLCEGACTLNDGFGAVTIGATEKYITDTALALGWRPDMSKVEWTDKKVAIIGAGPAGLGCADILARNGVKPVVFDKYPEIGGLLTFGIPEFKLEKHVMSRRREIFTEMGVEFQLNTEVGKDVQMAELLKEYDAVFMGMGTYSYMKGGFPGESLPGVYEALPFLVSNVNRNLGYEQDEADFIDLKGKRVVVLGGGDTAMDCNRTSIRQGAASVTCAYRRDEENMPGSRREVANAKQEGVRFLFNRQPVEIVGNGKVEGIKLVSTELGESDENGRRRPQVIPGSEEILAADAVLVAFGFRPSPAPWFDDHDIQLDDGGRVVAPEQAQFSFQTSNPKVFAGGDMVRGSDLVVTAIWEGRQAAEGILDFLDV
- the hemE gene encoding uroporphyrinogen decarboxylase, which encodes MTKLKNDRLLKALLREPVDVTPVWMMRQAGRYLPEYRALRKEAGDFMSLCQNPQFACEVTLQPLERFPLDAAILFSDILTIPDAMGLGLYFETGEGPKFKKPVRTSADIDQLSVPDPEKDLGYVMDAVRVIRRELNGRVPLIGFSGSPWTLATYMVEGSSSKDFRRIKAMMYDQPQALHQLLRVLADSVTAYLNAQIKAGAQAVQVFDTWGGVLSPDCYREFSLNYMQKIVSGLVRENEGRRVPVILFTKNGGQWLEWMAETGTDALGLDWTTSIDDARSRVGDKVALQGNMDPSVLYASAPRIRQEVGNILQRFGSGSGHVFNLGHGIHQFVEPEKAAVFVHAVHELSQHYH
- the purD gene encoding phosphoribosylamine--glycine ligase, with protein sequence MKVLIIGNGGREHALAWKVAQDQNVQQVFVAPGNAGTHLEPGMTNVSIGVLELDRLVAFAKEEAIDLTIVGPEAPLVAGIVDRFEAESLNIFGPTQAAAQLEGSKAFTKDFLARHKIPTADYQNFTSIEPAKAYVREKGAPIVVKADGLAAGKGVILAQTEEEAFTAIDDMLAGNAFGEAGHRVVIEEFLTGEEASFIVMVDGKNILPMATSQDHKARDNGDQGPNTGGMGAYSPAPVVTQAIHDRAMKEVIIPTVEGMAAEGYVYKGFLYAGLMIDAEGTPKVLEYNCRFGDPETQPIMMRLQSSLAQLCLAGARGELDSVQPQWDSRTALGVVMAAGGYPANYRKGDLITGIDDANNDNCKVFHAGTQLEGKDVLTNGGRVLCVTALGESAGTAQKAAYEGVAKVQWNDVYNRTDIGYRAIVREEA
- the purH gene encoding bifunctional phosphoribosylaminoimidazolecarboxamide formyltransferase/IMP cyclohydrolase; amino-acid sequence: MAVDSPVSPIRRALISVSDKSGIIEFASALHQRSVEILSTGGTYKLLVENNIPAIDISSYTGFPEMMDGRVKTLHPKVHGGILGRSGQDEAVMAEHGINPIDLVVVNLYPFEQTIARDDCDLPMAIENIDIGGPTMVRSAAKNHRDTVIVVNTSDYNRVLEEMDNSNNAVSAATRFDLAVKAFEHTAHYDGAIANHLGKLVNPFSKSDNDTDAHFPRTFNTQFHKAQDMRYGENPHQKAAFYVEKNAPAGTIASAQQIQGKALSYNNIADTDAALECVKTFEKPACVIVKHANPCGVAIAETTLDAYNQAYATDPTSAFGGIIAFNRTLDADTAQAIIDRQFVEVIIAPAIDETARNIVVQKKNVRLLNCGSFPEKPAPFLDFKRVNGGLLVQDCDQFVTTHANMKVVTDRAPTEAELKDLLFAWKVGKFVKSNAIVYAKNSQTIGVGAGQMSRVYSARIAGIKAADENLEVPGSVMASDAFFPFRDGIDAAAKAGITAVIQPGGSMRDQEVIDAANEADIAMVFTGVRHFLH